A genomic window from Cloacibacillus evryensis DSM 19522 includes:
- a CDS encoding DUF362 domain-containing protein, whose translation MIRVEISKCVGCKACEQVCPSGAIRVVDRKAVVNDNCVHCVTCIKYCKPGAISEDAVAENTLLCRNCGVKCRIPEGKEGACKRFRNENGGLALVRPLQIPTNTEITPEKTAIMKPVVSAVGAGAAYPDYKPAPYIVTEKRDDFDVVTVVTEAPVSYSSMMVKIDTNAHIGDEGALVRRSGRVVGIVTTEQYGSHILILGGVNKVKGPDGMYVVKTMAELGNKEKVTLTVDNGCTLELQVGEHPVINGVVDDKMRVGCGGACCGLFARSLAPLIDEAIILDHHITGLFTQHPAGAEQKPYSGVTPVGRLATNGRYFFEHGDGWGGTNIKDPIEAIRNIDMNIARPGMKILVAETTWRKIALFEVSSEGKPVPVAIPAELEAFRKMAAGCCEDSRVSAMYYAGVGGSARAGVTVDPIQITKAVHRGDANLTIAGAPTYLMPGGGITFLADVEKMIDHPFNYTASPAVLAPIEYTMTVENYEKIKGHVHAMRTKEDVLKEGRYEFTELKD comes from the coding sequence ATGATAAGAGTTGAAATCAGCAAGTGTGTGGGATGCAAGGCGTGTGAGCAGGTATGTCCCTCCGGGGCGATCAGGGTCGTTGACAGAAAGGCGGTAGTCAACGACAACTGCGTCCACTGCGTCACCTGCATCAAATACTGCAAACCCGGCGCGATATCGGAGGATGCGGTAGCGGAGAATACCCTGCTCTGCCGCAACTGCGGCGTCAAATGCCGCATTCCCGAGGGTAAAGAGGGCGCGTGCAAGCGCTTCCGCAATGAAAACGGCGGGCTTGCCCTTGTAAGGCCCCTGCAGATACCGACAAACACCGAGATCACTCCGGAAAAGACCGCGATCATGAAACCGGTCGTTTCCGCGGTCGGAGCCGGCGCTGCCTATCCCGATTACAAACCGGCCCCCTATATCGTCACCGAAAAGCGCGATGATTTTGACGTCGTCACCGTCGTTACAGAGGCCCCGGTCTCCTACAGCTCGATGATGGTGAAGATCGACACCAACGCCCACATCGGCGATGAGGGCGCGCTCGTTCGCCGCAGCGGCAGGGTTGTCGGCATCGTCACCACGGAGCAATACGGTTCCCATATTCTCATCCTCGGCGGCGTCAACAAGGTCAAAGGCCCCGACGGCATGTATGTCGTGAAGACGATGGCCGAGCTGGGAAATAAAGAAAAGGTGACGCTGACGGTGGATAACGGCTGCACGCTGGAGCTGCAGGTAGGCGAGCATCCCGTGATCAACGGCGTCGTTGACGATAAAATGCGCGTCGGCTGCGGCGGCGCCTGCTGCGGATTGTTCGCGCGCTCGCTGGCTCCGCTTATTGACGAGGCGATCATCCTCGACCATCATATCACCGGGCTTTTCACACAGCATCCCGCCGGCGCGGAGCAGAAACCTTACAGCGGCGTCACACCCGTCGGACGGCTGGCGACCAACGGCCGTTATTTCTTTGAGCACGGCGACGGCTGGGGCGGCACAAATATCAAAGACCCCATCGAGGCGATCAGGAATATCGATATGAACATCGCCAGGCCGGGCATGAAGATACTGGTCGCCGAAACCACCTGGCGCAAGATCGCGCTCTTCGAGGTCTCATCCGAGGGAAAGCCGGTACCTGTCGCGATCCCCGCCGAACTGGAAGCCTTCCGTAAAATGGCGGCTGGCTGCTGCGAAGACAGCCGCGTCTCCGCGATGTACTATGCGGGCGTCGGCGGCAGCGCGCGGGCCGGCGTCACGGTCGACCCGATACAGATCACCAAGGCGGTGCACCGAGGCGACGCGAACCTCACGATCGCCGGCGCTCCGACATACCTGATGCCCGGCGGCGGAATAACGTTTCTTGCCGATGTGGAGAAGATGATCGACCACCCCTTCAACTACACGGCTTCGCCGGCGGTCCTCGCCCCCATCGAATACACGATGACGGTTGAAAATTACGAAAAGATCAAGGGGCACGTCCACGCGATGCGCACAAAAGAGGATGTGCTCAAAGAGGGCAGATACGAGTTTACCGAGCTCAAGGATTAA
- a CDS encoding TAXI family TRAP transporter solute-binding subunit: protein MKKFFTVLALVAVIFSVAGFAAAPAQAAQKLDLAICGGSIGGAWAAIGEGVGEVVRRSYPGSNTAYEVGQEAANLALVSRGKIQLGIAHAQLIKMAADGKQPFKKKIDNLRALCVLYNGAVEHFIVKADTKANTFADLKSKKYPLKAYFNTKDSFMDIVGKKVIEAEGITAADIDKWGGFTKNSSMGAALDLMRDGKIDAYSNVIQVPSSHVVDAGTTLKLNLLGMSPAAQKKVNDELGTYSAVIPKSAYNFLKNDVPTVGATVILFTNADLPDDEAYAILKSIKDNFPYFCNIHGSLKGLKFSEIKNTAPVPLHPGAVKFFNENK, encoded by the coding sequence ATGAAAAAGTTTTTTACGGTACTGGCATTAGTGGCGGTAATCTTCTCAGTGGCTGGTTTTGCGGCAGCTCCGGCACAGGCTGCGCAGAAACTTGACCTGGCAATATGCGGAGGCTCTATCGGCGGCGCTTGGGCGGCGATCGGCGAAGGCGTCGGCGAAGTCGTAAGGCGCAGCTATCCCGGTTCCAACACCGCTTATGAAGTGGGTCAGGAAGCGGCCAACCTCGCCCTTGTTTCGCGCGGGAAAATCCAGCTCGGCATCGCTCACGCCCAGCTCATCAAAATGGCGGCGGACGGCAAACAGCCCTTTAAGAAAAAGATCGATAACCTTCGCGCGCTCTGTGTTCTTTACAACGGAGCGGTAGAGCATTTTATCGTCAAAGCTGACACGAAGGCAAACACCTTCGCCGATCTGAAGAGTAAGAAATATCCGCTCAAAGCCTATTTCAACACCAAGGATTCCTTTATGGACATCGTAGGCAAAAAGGTTATCGAGGCTGAAGGCATCACTGCGGCCGATATCGACAAGTGGGGCGGGTTCACGAAGAACAGCTCGATGGGCGCGGCTCTTGACCTTATGAGAGACGGCAAGATCGACGCCTACAGCAACGTTATTCAGGTACCGTCAAGCCATGTCGTCGACGCGGGAACGACCCTGAAGCTGAACCTGCTCGGCATGTCTCCCGCCGCCCAGAAGAAGGTCAACGACGAACTGGGCACCTACTCGGCCGTGATCCCCAAATCCGCCTATAACTTCCTCAAGAATGATGTTCCCACCGTCGGAGCTACGGTCATCCTGTTTACCAACGCCGACCTTCCCGACGACGAAGCATACGCGATCCTCAAGTCGATCAAGGACAATTTCCCCTACTTCTGCAACATCCACGGTTCGCTTAAGGGGCTGAAATTCTCGGAAATTAAGAATACGGCGCCCGTTCCGCTTCACCCCGGCGCGGTGAAGTTTTTTAACGAAAACAAGTAA
- a CDS encoding UPF0280 family protein gives MNFQKYNVIQEGLVYIDHGPITMTLEARRNGCAFTEAAVAGAERVLEVFGESAVYLEYLRRPVEKISSLPDGTPLAVRKMTESVMMLEEGDFTPLAAVAGTTADFAVEAMAAHGADYALANNGGDIAWHISRGQSTPRDFLKVGLISDINGGRATHSLKIKSFGEIRGLATSGLGGRSLTRGIASAVTALAPDSSRADAAATAIANACYCDDPAIEQCLAEELDYGTDIRGLTVTKSVGCLRSGSAELALEAGCRRAETLIGKGMIFGAVLFVAGAMQIVKTKERVDLFEVAALD, from the coding sequence ATGAACTTTCAAAAGTACAATGTAATACAGGAGGGCCTCGTCTATATCGATCACGGCCCGATCACCATGACGCTTGAGGCGCGCCGTAACGGCTGTGCCTTTACGGAGGCGGCGGTTGCCGGAGCGGAGCGGGTGCTCGAAGTCTTTGGAGAGTCAGCAGTATATCTTGAGTATCTGCGCCGCCCGGTGGAAAAAATATCTTCGCTCCCGGACGGGACGCCGCTGGCGGTACGTAAAATGACGGAATCCGTCATGATGCTCGAAGAGGGAGACTTCACTCCGCTGGCTGCGGTCGCGGGCACGACCGCGGATTTCGCCGTCGAAGCGATGGCCGCCCACGGAGCGGATTACGCGCTTGCCAATAACGGAGGCGATATTGCCTGGCATATATCCCGGGGACAGAGTACGCCGCGAGATTTTTTGAAGGTCGGCCTGATAAGCGACATCAACGGCGGGCGGGCAACCCATTCTCTGAAAATAAAATCATTCGGTGAGATAAGGGGACTTGCCACAAGCGGATTGGGAGGAAGGAGCCTTACGCGCGGTATCGCTTCAGCCGTGACGGCGCTCGCTCCCGATTCTTCAAGGGCTGACGCGGCGGCCACCGCGATCGCCAACGCCTGTTACTGTGATGATCCGGCCATAGAACAGTGCCTCGCTGAGGAGCTTGACTACGGAACGGATATCCGCGGGCTGACGGTGACGAAGTCCGTCGGCTGCCTTCGGAGCGGAAGCGCCGAGCTTGCTCTTGAGGCGGGATGCCGGAGAGCCGAAACGCTGATCGGCAAAGGAATGATTTTTGGCGCGGTGTTGTTTGTCGCCGGCGCCATGCAGATAGTAAAAACGAAGGAGAGAGTGGACCTCTTTGAGGTCGCCGCGTTGGATTAG
- a CDS encoding xanthine dehydrogenase family protein molybdopterin-binding subunit translates to MEKFNSIGLKQSFVDAREKVTGSARYLDDLEFPGLLTGKILRSPYPHARILSIDTSAAEALPGVKAVITAKDCPQNKFGMEIADVDMLAVEKVRYVGDEVAAVAAENDEIAREALKLIKVEYEELPVVDDPVKAMEKDSPLVHEEKGTNVAREYHIQRGDIEADFASCDYVFEKEFSTHRVSGLYLEPFGAVAQWESNGRLTVWTGLQSAFQGRNEIAKALGIKPTQVTVKSPFIGGGFGAKIWIRNFHPIAAVLAKKTGRPVKILLTRDEEQLTTRPRIAPRMKVKLGMMKDGTMVCKQATIVADNGAYSWAAPKVLLNLSMRTDCLYRYKSSKCDSYLVYTNLIPTSGFRGYGNSQMHFAVESFIDECCRKVGLDPVEVRLKNCVHKGDMTLHRWHIKSCELSECIRIAAEKIKENRLPAEEQDGRIKRGIGVACMTHVSGNRGGDKFDGSSAMIRIHEDGEVFIFSGEADMGQGAKTVFAQIASERLGVPIGDITVMPLDTDVSPFGMGTYSSRVTTVGGKAVFLASEKVLDQVLTLAAEMSKRQRDTMYMENGLIKCSRDPSVLMTLKEVAAKAIRSRAGVPLTAYVTYDPPTEGADKDFYGDYSSAYSFGAHGVEVEVDTHTGKVKVLRVVAVHDVGKVINELGLHGQITGGVAQGIGWCLYENMLFKNGVPATNGLHGYTFMTIKDMPAVEGIAIESNDPIGPYGAKGVGEPTLIPTAPAIANAIEDACGVRMRDLPITPEKMYWALHSPKED, encoded by the coding sequence ATGGAGAAGTTTAACAGTATCGGCTTGAAACAGAGCTTTGTAGACGCTCGGGAAAAGGTGACGGGCAGCGCCAGGTATCTTGACGATCTGGAATTTCCCGGCCTTTTGACAGGGAAAATACTGCGCTCGCCCTACCCTCACGCGAGGATATTGTCGATCGATACCTCCGCCGCCGAAGCGCTGCCTGGCGTGAAGGCGGTCATCACCGCCAAGGACTGTCCGCAGAACAAGTTTGGTATGGAGATCGCAGACGTCGACATGCTTGCGGTGGAGAAGGTGCGTTATGTCGGCGACGAGGTCGCGGCGGTCGCGGCCGAAAACGACGAGATCGCGCGCGAGGCGCTCAAACTCATTAAGGTAGAATACGAGGAATTGCCGGTAGTCGACGACCCGGTGAAGGCGATGGAGAAAGATTCGCCGCTCGTCCATGAAGAAAAGGGGACAAACGTCGCGCGCGAGTATCATATACAACGCGGCGATATCGAGGCGGACTTCGCCTCCTGTGATTATGTTTTTGAAAAGGAATTCAGCACGCACCGTGTCTCTGGGCTTTACCTTGAGCCTTTCGGGGCGGTCGCGCAGTGGGAATCAAACGGGCGCCTTACCGTGTGGACCGGCCTTCAGTCCGCTTTTCAGGGAAGAAACGAGATCGCGAAGGCGCTTGGCATCAAGCCGACGCAGGTGACGGTGAAGTCGCCATTCATCGGAGGCGGTTTTGGCGCGAAGATCTGGATCAGGAATTTTCATCCCATCGCCGCCGTGCTCGCGAAGAAGACGGGGCGGCCGGTGAAAATACTCCTCACAAGGGACGAGGAACAGCTTACGACGCGCCCGCGTATCGCGCCGCGTATGAAGGTCAAGCTTGGCATGATGAAGGACGGCACGATGGTCTGCAAGCAGGCGACGATCGTCGCCGACAACGGAGCCTATTCATGGGCCGCGCCGAAGGTGCTGCTGAACCTTTCGATGCGTACCGACTGCCTCTACAGATATAAGTCAAGTAAATGCGACTCCTATCTCGTCTATACAAACCTCATTCCGACCAGCGGCTTCCGCGGCTACGGCAACAGCCAGATGCACTTTGCCGTCGAGTCGTTCATCGACGAATGCTGCCGCAAGGTCGGCCTCGACCCGGTCGAGGTGCGTCTCAAGAACTGTGTCCACAAGGGCGACATGACGCTGCACCGCTGGCATATCAAGAGCTGCGAACTTTCCGAATGTATCAGGATAGCGGCGGAGAAGATCAAGGAAAACCGCCTGCCTGCCGAGGAACAGGACGGACGCATCAAGCGCGGCATCGGAGTAGCCTGTATGACGCACGTCTCCGGCAACCGCGGCGGCGATAAATTTGACGGTTCTTCGGCAATGATACGTATCCACGAGGACGGTGAGGTATTCATCTTCTCGGGCGAGGCCGACATGGGGCAGGGCGCGAAAACGGTATTCGCGCAGATCGCCTCGGAAAGGCTTGGCGTGCCGATCGGCGACATCACGGTGATGCCGCTCGACACCGACGTCAGCCCCTTCGGTATGGGGACATATTCGAGCCGTGTCACGACGGTGGGCGGCAAGGCCGTCTTCCTCGCGAGCGAAAAAGTTCTCGACCAGGTGCTGACTCTGGCCGCGGAGATGAGCAAGCGCCAGCGGGATACGATGTATATGGAAAACGGCCTCATCAAGTGCAGCCGCGATCCGTCGGTGCTGATGACGCTCAAAGAGGTGGCGGCGAAGGCGATACGCAGCCGCGCCGGCGTGCCGCTCACGGCCTATGTCACCTACGACCCGCCGACGGAGGGCGCCGACAAGGACTTCTACGGAGACTACTCCAGCGCTTATTCGTTTGGCGCACACGGCGTTGAGGTCGAGGTCGACACCCATACCGGCAAGGTCAAGGTGCTGCGTGTCGTAGCGGTACACGACGTCGGCAAAGTGATCAACGAATTGGGGCTGCACGGACAGATAACGGGCGGTGTAGCGCAGGGCATCGGCTGGTGCCTCTACGAAAACATGCTCTTTAAAAACGGCGTTCCTGCGACGAACGGACTGCATGGCTATACCTTCATGACGATCAAGGATATGCCTGCCGTAGAAGGGATCGCGATAGAAAGCAACGACCCTATAGGCCCCTACGGCGCTAAAGGAGTCGGCGAGCCGACGTTGATACCGACCGCTCCGGCCATTGCCAACGCGATCGAGGACGCTTGCGGTGTGCGTATGCGAGACCTGCCGATCACGCCGGAGAAGATGTACTGGGCGCTCCATTCGCCCAAAGAAGATTAG
- a CDS encoding TRAP transporter permease gives MNKLWKLLTEEGKKRKLSGFDALTVKYVAVIMSLYQLAQATFLTIQPQMHYAIHLTFIMVLCALIYTRTFQTNQRTSTRVPIEDWIYAAILALAGIYYCTQMETYLTRMPMVDELSSLEIVIGLLTVIAVIGLTKRCMGFVLPSIGCIFLAYALWGHLIPGVLYHRKLLAIDILDQLVFTTNGIYSSPIAAAATYVFMFVMFGSFFAASGAGDFFYKFSMAVAGRYAGGAGKVAIITSGLFGMINGSPTANVVTTGSFTIPMMKKAGYDGTFSGAVTAVAATGGGIMPPIMGTAAFLMVEMAGISYKNIAIAAFVPGVLYYLALLLIVHFRAKKCGLVGLDVSELPSVWGTLKEGWIFLVPLVVLVVMLMRGYTANLSAVVGIAAVIAASWVRKETRMHLPAVIKALEDAARSAVIVSLSCAVAGCVIAGLMTTGLSGKLASLILSLGGNSTLSALILTAAICTLLGMGMPVAAAYCLTAALCIPSLYELGLQPLEAHMFVVYFATLSAITPPVAVASYAAAGISEANAATVGWQACRIGLVSFIVPFIFVFEPMLMVTPANFCLQSVWIVTSATLGVLILCAGLEGYLKKEIPMLLRGVLVIGGLLLIYPGAITDYIGLGVMALLLVQQFAGTKFGRETN, from the coding sequence TTGAACAAACTATGGAAATTGTTGACAGAAGAGGGGAAAAAGCGCAAACTGAGCGGTTTTGACGCGCTGACGGTAAAATATGTCGCGGTAATCATGTCTCTATATCAGCTTGCCCAAGCAACTTTTTTGACGATCCAGCCCCAGATGCACTACGCGATACATCTGACGTTCATCATGGTGCTCTGTGCGCTGATATACACGAGGACATTTCAGACCAACCAACGCACCAGCACAAGGGTCCCGATCGAGGACTGGATATACGCGGCGATCCTCGCGTTGGCGGGTATATATTACTGTACTCAAATGGAGACGTATCTGACGCGTATGCCAATGGTGGACGAGCTTTCCTCGCTGGAGATCGTGATCGGTCTCCTGACCGTAATCGCCGTCATCGGCCTTACGAAGAGGTGTATGGGATTCGTGCTCCCGAGCATCGGCTGCATCTTCCTCGCATACGCGCTGTGGGGACACCTCATACCCGGCGTCCTCTATCACCGTAAACTGCTGGCGATCGACATTCTCGACCAGCTCGTCTTTACGACGAACGGCATATACTCTTCGCCGATCGCGGCAGCCGCCACATACGTATTCATGTTCGTCATGTTCGGCTCGTTTTTTGCCGCCTCGGGAGCGGGGGACTTTTTCTACAAGTTTTCGATGGCGGTCGCCGGGCGTTATGCCGGCGGTGCGGGCAAAGTCGCGATCATCACCAGCGGGCTCTTTGGTATGATCAACGGCAGCCCGACGGCCAACGTCGTTACGACCGGTTCCTTTACCATCCCGATGATGAAAAAGGCCGGTTATGACGGGACCTTCTCCGGCGCTGTAACGGCGGTGGCGGCCACCGGCGGCGGTATAATGCCGCCGATTATGGGCACGGCGGCATTCCTGATGGTCGAGATGGCAGGTATCTCCTATAAGAACATCGCTATCGCAGCATTCGTGCCCGGCGTTCTATATTATCTGGCGCTGCTGCTGATCGTCCATTTCCGCGCGAAAAAATGCGGTCTCGTCGGCCTCGACGTCTCCGAGCTGCCGTCAGTATGGGGAACGCTGAAAGAGGGATGGATATTCCTTGTCCCGCTCGTCGTGCTTGTGGTCATGCTCATGCGCGGCTACACGGCCAACCTTTCCGCCGTCGTCGGCATTGCCGCCGTGATCGCCGCCTCTTGGGTGCGCAAGGAGACGAGAATGCATCTGCCTGCGGTGATCAAAGCGCTGGAGGACGCCGCGCGTTCTGCCGTCATCGTTTCGCTCTCATGCGCCGTGGCTGGCTGCGTCATCGCGGGGCTGATGACGACGGGGCTCAGCGGAAAGCTCGCGAGCCTCATCCTCAGCCTCGGAGGCAACAGCACGCTCTCGGCGTTGATACTGACGGCGGCGATCTGCACCCTGCTCGGCATGGGCATGCCCGTTGCGGCGGCCTACTGCCTGACGGCGGCCCTCTGCATCCCTTCGCTCTACGAGCTGGGCCTGCAGCCGCTTGAGGCGCACATGTTCGTCGTCTACTTCGCGACGCTCTCCGCGATAACGCCGCCCGTTGCCGTCGCCTCCTATGCCGCGGCGGGGATATCGGAAGCAAACGCGGCGACGGTCGGATGGCAGGCCTGCCGTATCGGCCTGGTGTCGTTCATCGTCCCCTTCATCTTCGTCTTTGAGCCGATGCTGATGGTCACTCCCGCCAACTTCTGCCTGCAAAGCGTATGGATCGTGACCTCCGCGACTTTGGGCGTGCTGATCCTCTGTGCGGGACTTGAGGGATATCTGAAGAAGGAGATACCGATGCTGCTGCGCGGCGTCCTTGTGATCGGCGGGCTGTTGCTCATCTATCCCGGCGCGATCACCGACTACATCGGCCTTGGCGTAATGGCGCTGCTGCTCGTTCAGCAGTTTGCCGGAACCAAATTCGGGAGGGAAACAAATTGA
- a CDS encoding FAD binding domain-containing protein, which translates to MEKHLFPKDIKEALAFLEEYKGEARLVSGATDLMLWIRDGKVSPSVLVDVSDIPEMKFVSVMNGKMTIGAAMTHAEIAANESVKQIFPALSDGCRSVGSPQIRNIATLAGNIVSAQPAADSVVPMTALGAICEIANCEGARMKPLCELSKRVGESYVDPTKEILTKIEIAIPAGKYGTAFKRIAPREAMALPVVNVAVMLEAAEDGAISAARVVASPVAVVPFRAQRAEAHMVGKKPSAELFAEAAAIAEEEASPRDSLVRGSGAYRKALVKDLVEQALTEAAAALA; encoded by the coding sequence GTGGAAAAACACTTATTTCCGAAAGATATAAAAGAGGCGCTCGCGTTCCTCGAAGAGTATAAAGGAGAAGCCCGCCTCGTTTCGGGCGCGACCGACCTTATGCTCTGGATACGCGATGGCAAAGTTTCTCCCTCTGTCCTCGTCGACGTCTCCGATATTCCCGAGATGAAATTCGTCTCCGTGATGAACGGTAAAATGACGATCGGCGCGGCAATGACTCACGCTGAGATCGCAGCTAACGAGTCAGTGAAACAGATATTCCCCGCGCTTTCCGACGGCTGCCGCAGCGTCGGCTCACCGCAGATCCGCAACATCGCGACGCTCGCGGGAAACATTGTCAGCGCGCAGCCGGCGGCGGATTCTGTGGTGCCGATGACGGCGCTCGGCGCGATCTGCGAGATCGCGAACTGTGAGGGCGCGCGCATGAAGCCGCTTTGTGAACTGTCAAAGAGGGTCGGCGAGAGCTATGTCGATCCGACGAAAGAGATTCTTACGAAGATAGAGATCGCCATCCCCGCCGGCAAATATGGCACGGCCTTCAAGCGCATCGCGCCTCGCGAGGCGATGGCGCTGCCGGTGGTCAATGTCGCGGTGATGCTTGAGGCCGCGGAAGACGGGGCCATAAGCGCGGCGCGCGTCGTCGCCTCGCCCGTTGCCGTAGTCCCCTTCCGCGCGCAAAGGGCCGAGGCGCACATGGTAGGAAAGAAACCGTCGGCAGAGCTTTTCGCAGAGGCCGCCGCGATCGCCGAAGAGGAGGCCTCGCCGCGCGACTCGCTCGTGCGCGGTTCCGGGGCCTACCGCAAAGCTCTCGTGAAGGACCTCGTCGAGCAGGCGCTGACAGAAGCCGCAGCGGCTCTCGCATAA
- a CDS encoding (2Fe-2S)-binding protein translates to MQELKCVVNGKDIAIMIDPSHSLADVIRYDLGLTGTKKGCEEGECGACTVLVDGLPVDSCIVPAMKAQGRSILTIEGLEQNGELDPIQEAFVEAGAIQCGFCTPGVVLSAKALLMREENPTKEEVRDELSGHFCRCTGYLQFYDAVRIASEKIAARKAATKK, encoded by the coding sequence ATGCAGGAATTAAAATGTGTCGTCAATGGTAAAGATATCGCGATAATGATCGACCCCAGCCACTCTCTGGCCGACGTGATCAGGTATGACCTCGGCCTTACGGGGACGAAAAAGGGCTGCGAGGAGGGCGAATGCGGCGCCTGCACGGTGCTGGTGGACGGGCTGCCCGTCGATTCGTGCATCGTGCCCGCGATGAAGGCGCAGGGCAGGAGCATCCTCACGATAGAGGGGCTTGAGCAGAACGGCGAACTCGACCCGATACAGGAAGCATTCGTTGAAGCGGGAGCCATCCAGTGCGGCTTCTGCACCCCGGGCGTCGTGCTCTCCGCCAAGGCGCTGCTGATGCGTGAGGAGAACCCGACGAAGGAAGAAGTGCGCGACGAACTATCGGGCCACTTCTGCCGCTGCACCGGCTATTTGCAGTTCTACGACGCCGTGAGGATCGCTTCGGAGAAGATCGCGGCGCGCAAGGCCGCCACGAAAAAATAG